The Sesamum indicum cultivar Zhongzhi No. 13 linkage group LG9, S_indicum_v1.0, whole genome shotgun sequence genome segment ATATTGGAAATGAGGAGTTACTATGTTTTCAAAAATActgggataaattgctattttatttttcataagggcTTGTTTGCCTATTTTTTATAGCAGTAgcttgtaatttaccccttaATTTCTGCTTAATTTCTCTTATGTGTAGACTTTGGGTTTCTGCTGAATTCTATTGTTCCAATGTGTGAGGATTATTTATGAATACAGCGGGTGgccataaaatttgttttgcGGGTTTGTTGTTGCTAATCTGTTTTTAGTACTTCTTAGAAGGTACAGTGTATAGAATTCTCTTGTGGTATTTGTGATGGGACAACTTATAACTGGTATGTAATGTGTTTATATATGTCTGTTAATACCAATATGTGACTACTTCGTGATTTTGTAGTTCATTTGGAATTTGCATAGTGTCCCTTTGTTATTAAACTTATATGATGTGTAGACTGGCGAAGATGATGCATTATGACGCAAATGCTCCTTATCATGGCCTGGAGATTTAGTCCTATATCTACTGGTTGATTTCTTTCCCAGGCCTTTCAAGGACTTGATAAAGGACGCATGTGAAACGATTTCGACTTGCAGTTTATATGCCAAACTAATAAATGCTCTTCTGGGTGCTCATGTGCAATTCAACTGACCAATCTTTTCCCATTGTTTTGCTTACTTTTGGTGGTTAAATAACCCCACTCTAGAGCAGTAGGCTTATGTTCTGTGGTGGGGGCAGCAATTTTATGAGAATCTTGGAAATATGTGCATGGGATCTTCGTGCAATTTGAATAGTTGAATGTAGGTGAATACACTTGATCTCGCCTTTGTGCATTGATCGGCTTTGTCATTTTGCTTTGTTTGGCATCAGAATGATGCAGGATAACATTGAGAATGTTGAAgttgaggaagaagatgacCCTATTTACGTTCTAACTGATGAATGGAGGGATTTCTTTGCAAAATCAGAGGCCAAAAGGAGACTAGGTCTTCATAATTTTCCATCATCTTAAAGTTTTTACTTTGAGAATTGAAGCTTATGTCTTACAGCTTTGCGCTTATGGCCCTGCAGCAAAGAAGCAGGCTAAGAAGGGGAAGAATTAGAAAAGAGAAGCTCGCCTTCATTTATTTGCTCCGCACTCTGCAAGACTAGTGATCTATAATGTTCTTGAGCAAAGATGATGAGGAAGAAGTCAGCTCATGAAAGATGATTCTTGCATCATCGTAACCGGCCAAATGAAGCGcttttttggtttcatttcTGTACATCATGTTCCAGGAGGATTCTGTGTGtatattttcttgatcttaTGCAGCTGGATCTTTATTCCCGTGCAATTGTGGTCGTTGAGGATTCTTGTCATAGAACCATTTTTCTTGCTTGTTTCTACTTTTAACCTAAAGCTCCTATGTCTCCCAACTATCGTACAGGGACAATGGAAGACTAACTTGTGACTGCTGGCCGACATCAGAAGCTTGTAAAATGAACACGAGTACGAGCCCTGATAGGCTGACACCAACAAGTACTGCTGTACTGCTGGAAGCTGAGAGCAGTGTTTAGGAGAGCGGTTAACATCAAAAGCTCACGTGCGAAACTGCTTTAAGGTTGTGAATGATGAATAATCATGTCATATCAGAGATTTTGGAACCAAGTTTATTCAAAGTTAATACCAACAACCTTTATTGAGGATCAATCTGATACTGATTTTTGGTTGTACTGCTTTCTCTTTTAAAATGTTAATGCAACATCCCTGGCATTCATTACTCCCTCTTATACATGTTTCTACCCGTAAGTAAATTAACATTGTTCTTCACAAAGAGAGAACATGTTTCTCAGGTTTAATACACAACTATAACTCGCTGCcgggaaaaaaatgaaaaaacaaacattggaatataaacaataaacaaGCAAGTGCAGTTCGTCACTGATTGTGTAAGAAATCTTGTCAAATCCACCACTATTTAGCTCTTAACTTCCTTCCTCTTCATATGGAGGTCCTAATCAAGACAACAATCTTCGAAAGAGAAAAGACAGTCACTGAAACACCTTGCAATGTCTGCATCACTTGTAACTCTTGCAGCTAGTAGTAACTTCAGGGAAAGCCAGTTggccaaaaaattaaaacttccAGATAACAGTTTATTACAAGCACGTAATTATTTGGATAGCTTGTTCAAGGCTGCGTTAACATTGTCATCCGTAATCAGCTTGTGGCCGTCGTAAAAATCTAGTATCTCCATTGCCATGTTTTTCACCTGCCAAGTTAAGTAACACATGAaatgaattgagaaaattagaAATGCCAAGAATGCATTTTCATTGCATCATTCGTGCTTTGTCTTTTGATGCACATAGTTCAGACACTAGAAGATTTCTTTGAGGGGAACCGGAAGAGTTGACAAAGGTTTTGGAAAGccaaaattgtgaaattttaGGATGAAGTATCAAGGCTAAATGATTTAGTTTAGACAACTCACCACATTCATATCAACTTGAAGCTCTTCAAACCACACCgtgttttctttattcttttggaCACTTGCAATGTATATGCAGGCTAATGCAATCAAGTGAGGGGGATATATAAGAATCAAGTCCATCTTGTAAGTATCATTAACAATAGCCCTACAAAAATGACAGTCAAACGaagtattttatcataatCCATTGATTGTCAGATTGAATGCAAAAAAGAGGGAAATACATGCAATAGAGAAagcaaattatttcttttatcaacCCAGGCATAGATGAATATGCTGCCCATTTTAGTAACCCACAGGAGGTGTGAACTGTTATACTagaaatttgatgatattataCAGTAAACTACTGACATCATTATGCATGATCTGAGGTCTATATCCAAGTTAGGTCGGTACACACATGGGTAGCATGTAACTTTCCCCGAAATATCCCCCTTGCCCGGGCCGAAGTCCCCAGCAAAAATAGGAGGAAAATGAATATCCTTCCATGATAAATGGACCGACCAAGAGTTGATTGCACTGAGAAGAACACATTGATCTGATGGACAGACCTTCTGTAAAATACAGTGAATCCTCGTATAAATATTTGTGACAAAACGTAAAATTGGTTACGTAGAGAGATAAAAGGGGTCGTTCCAACAGGTGGTGCAcataaaagaatgaaataaactTGAATCAATCATACTTCTACAGATTGCATAAAAGAGTAACAGACTAAAAAGCCGGATATCCATGTCTCAAATGGTGAACAACATACAGGaaagacaaaataatatttaccaAGTTACTAGCATTGCATCATTCATGCCAGCATCCTGAAGTAACctaaaattgcagaaattttttgttgtcagATAAATATACAACATTAAGAAACTAAAAAGACCTCAATTGTCTCAAGGCAACTAAATTTGATGCATTGCATAAGTACAAGCAGAAAACCTGCACTAGTTTAAGAGAAGATTGGCATAAAGCAATTTGATGCTAGACCtaatatacaacaaaatttcTCATGCACATCTTTGTGGGGAGATGCAAAAAGATTGAAATCTCATCGCGAATTGGAAACAAATTCGAATTTACCTTTTtaagaaatgtaaattttaccatttcaatgttatttttgaaataaaatatgaatcaTGATACTAGacttttttacaaaaacaacCAAGAAAACAAGTGGTTTTACATATAATCTTCTTTCTTCATGTAGGACATAGAAATTGGTAAAGATCCTactcaagaataaattaattgggcaAGCAACAGTTAACAAATGACACAGAACTCATTATTAAGATAATCCATATTTGGAGGTATACTTACTGCGGCAGTGCTTGATAAGGATGGAATACAACTAAATAATAGTTTAAGGcttctaaaattttcatttccattTCTAGAATATCCCTTACTTCAAATCGATACTTCTCATCAGAATCTGCAAAATCAAAAAGGTAATTCCTGCCACTTATAATGCCACACAAAACCATAATGGGgtcaaaaagaaataacttACATCATGTAAAAGTTTAATACAGATATTATacttacataatttcttgatatAAAATACAAGATGTCTTGCCTGCACTGTGCTTTCTTCAACTTTAGCTGCCAAGTACAAGCAGGTTGGAGCAACCAGACGAGGATCGCATTCGGTCATACTTCTCCTGAAAAAATATCAGTTTTATGCTCAAGACCTAGAACAAACTTCCAACAATAAATGCCGCATGGAATAAGACTTTGGAATATCATCTCGAATGTTTGACATTGAGAACACCACCTATTACGGGCTGAGTAGGTTTAGTGACCTTCATATGTCTAAATGTTGGTAATAAAGTAGAGAACTGTAGAAATTTCAAGTCTTCAGACAGATCTTTAGCAGGAGTGGGAGCAATCACTTACAGACCACAAGACACTTGAGACTCAAGTTGTTGCTTGATTTTTGCTGGCAAGAGCTTAAGGTTTCAGAATGGAAACTAGAAAGTTCctccaaaattaaaaggatTCTTCACAAATTCAATATCTTAGGTTTTCAGTGCAAGCATCCCAAAGAAGCATGTTCATGTTCAATTCAACTTTTGTAGGCCCCTAGGTGGAATGCCATGAGAAATTGTCAGTCTCAAAACCCTGTTGGTTTAAATtctataacaaaaaaatgaaagagaattTCAAGTAAAAGACTAGCTCTTAACATCAAACATGGATAATTATACCTTGCATAAACACGTCTCATGTATGTAATGGCAGTAGCAACAACCCTGAAAAGTTATCAACAGTAAGGAATCTCTGTTACTGAtggaaatgcaaaaataaatgcGAATTATTCAGACCTTATTACACCTCTTGTGGCTTAGCCAATGTCACCTAGTTTAAATGCATTTCAGCTAAAATTTGGAAACAAGCAATGTACTTCATATTATAGAAATGATGATTAGCTCCATAATCAGATTAACTCTGAGAAAACTGGAAGGCTCATCTGTAATGGTAATACTAATGATGCTTATGAAGTTTTTGAGTGAAAGGATTAAACCCATTGAAAAAGGTAAACCATACCTTTGCCGAACTTTCACATTCTGAGCCAACCTTGCGATATCTGACTcgaaaaggagaaaaacagAGGCATATGTCAAGAATATACAGTCTAATGGATAGAATAGATGGTTGTTTTCCCAGTTAAATGTGAAATTGAGTACAAACTAGGGCCACATTCTGATCACATGCAGCAAGAAGATTACCAGGTCACACCAATTGTAATTCACAAGAATGATGTATCGAAGCGCCATAATCATACACTGaaacagaaaataacaaagaaaaagacccctagaaaagaaaaagaaaatataatgcTTACACATAACAAAGGGAAACTTTCAGATTTTCATGATCATCTTAAGATAACCAATGCGTTAAAAGATGGGCAAGACCCATCTGTTTGAAAGTGTTGTAGTAAAGATTACAATTAGCGATGTGGGACTTGATGAGCTTGAAATCTTCAAGAGTTATGCCCCTTTCTTTATCCAGTGGTTGCACCACATCCACCTCTTCCAGGTCCATCAGCTGTTTGCTAAAATTTCAGaatcaaacaagaaatgaacaaattagaGCAATCAATTCTTAAGAAAGAATTACAGcgaaagaagagagaaattcCCCTCCAAATCCAATCTGGACTTACAAGTGAGACGAAGTCCAGAAATTGGCAGCCATGCAAATACAGAAACCAAAGCTATGCTTTACCAAACATGGAACATAAAATTCGTCGTAAATTCCAACAACCCAGCACCCAGCAAGCAGGGCTTTTCTCAACTCTCAACTTTCCAACTtataaaaaaccaaaaagaaaaattcttgtaATAAGTAATGATTAAGAGGGCGtttcagaaaaacaaaattataaatattcttttaaataaatggtGAGCATGATTAATGcatcataattcataaatGTAACTCATAATCCCAGTTATCATAAATAAAGACGCTCACCCAAGAGTCACTACAGTCACCATCTTCAACCAGCCCAATTTTTTTGGACCAGAAGAGATTAATGGATCTGGACATTATGCCCAATCTTGCAGTCATCTGGGCTCAGAGTTCAGCCCAAAACAGAATCTTacgaaacaagaaaaaagagaagaagattTAAATATAAGGAGCGAGTATGAGCGAGAGTGAACGTAAGGCGTGTGGATTCCTTCCAATGAGTTGTTGTCAAATTCATTCCTACCCTTAACATCAACATCACTCTCATCATTTCAGCAGATGGGAATGggattttctctctttcttctcaaattcTACATTCCTCGTCTCCTCACTTACGAAATTGATATGTGGCATGTCGCGTCATAATTGGGTTATCACCCAAACTAAATTGTGTACATAATTTGCGGAATAGAGAGAGCAGTAGGGGggtctaaaatattaaatatccaAGAGTGATACAATAAAATGTTAGCATAAAGTCGTATGAATTATGGAGTTGTAGCAAATGGGATAGAATTTGATAGTGGTGTCATGATCTCAAGTATAGAGAGTTTATTCGACCCTATCCAGATCCAGTAAAGGAGTGCCCCCCCACCCCACATGTACATCTCTATCTCATGTCACGACTGTCCCAACATAGACAAAAAGATGTTTCCAggtacaattattattaacatctCTCATCTCATCAACAACTTCTTCATTTCTGGATAAGGGTGAAGTGGAAGGTGGAGGAGCTTACTCAGATTTGGAGTTTCCGACGCCAACAAAAACATACTCACTTTCTTCATGCACTCAAACACACCCAACTGGTATATGTAACATCTCACCTCTAATGGACAATAtctcattttagtcctataattttaaagagtttgacattttttatcttgtaatttaattgtaaACATATATTAACTTTTGAATCCAAAAGTCCACTCAATTTACtccaatgaaaaataatactaaaagacaatttcaaataaaactatcgttataaatacatatatcaaataacaataattttatcataatataagTATTAACGACAAgaatgatatgtatatatagataatcACCAACAATTTTGATATcgtgatttgattttttttaatcattatattattattattatagtgaTTGtctaaagtaaatataaaattatatctgaCCTCTGATAGAACAAAATGAATTACGTGACACATATTACAATGGAAAGTGGATTTCAAAAGAATGGTCTGAATCATGAGCCAACAACACGTACGATTGAGATTGCTTGTCTTTGACTCTATCTGGACTGTAAGAGAAATGTTTCCCTGAGGCCCTAATTTTCCGGCCACGTACTAATTAAATGTGATCAGTTCCTCAacgtaattaaataattaacaattaagtGGTTGGTAATATTGTGATGTATGCATGTTTACATGTCCAAAGAGTAGTCTTCTGGAACTGGGAATTCTATAAAAACGTTGTAAAATCAACATCAGACAGACTGGAATATTTAGAGCCAAAGTCGCCCACGGTTTTTCCAAAACAAGTACGCACCACTTGCTGCATTCTACTTGTGGAATTAAGTGTATGAATACAGGAAGGCGGCAAGCcccatgtttttgttttggacAATCTATCTATACGTATAtgaataactattttttagattgaggtaaaattataagtcgAATCAAATTAAGTTGACGAATTTAGACAGACTCTGTAGCTAGATTTAGATTGAAGAACATAAGTAATTGGGTCGTAAAATCCTTACCGAAAAGGACAAGTGTTGGatgatatataattgtagGCAAGATCGATATCGAGATCTGTACAAAATAGAGTATTCAGTTTccatcaaaatatattcataatctACTTAAATGTTAAAGCAGTTGTGTTGGGATTTGTGTACTACCGAATcgtgtttatatttattagtaaattaatGCGCAGCTAACGGGCGGGGGGTGGCCTACATCTTATCAAAGCAAATGTATACCGTGTTTTACCTAAATTTatacactatgtttgtttttattttcaatttatttttgagatatATTAAACTAtgctcaatatttattatcattcaaaaatattttatttatatattttaaattattttagcacaaatacatatatatataaaggcatgatttgacaataaatagtaatttttgtctcccaaaaacacaacattaaacatacaatacttatctttaaaaataaatccaaacatacatattatctctaacacacacttatttatcttcgtttttctctttctatctccacaaaaaacaacaaaacactgagaaaatgaatccaaacattatgataagctcctcaaaatattttataaaatattaaagagtttataaatttcaataaaatatttgatatttttttaaatagctTATTAgatcttaaaatatattttagatttataagttttttttaaaaaaaaatcttaattttttttatatatcttataagctatataaaattaatatgtcaaaagataaaaatatcctCACTTACATACTCACtatctctctcacacacaagCACACACAATGTCTCTCTTTTAGgatttaaaagttttttttttactatttaatttttctaacattcgaaaaagaaaaaatacttcactctttaataataaattattgtagttaaataaaaacaaaattggcATTGATATTATgtttactgaaaaatataaattcaatacattataaattatacaactagaaataattattgtattaacaaagaaaaaattaattgtatatatatctatattaatatttgactagtatgaatgttatttttattcaaaagtttaggtaataattttttattttttattattaaaaaaagattatctattaaatttttatttgaaatttaaattaaaatgtactatttataaaagtgttttaaaagtttttaaagcaaaatataccaagaaataacaacttatttgattctaatG includes the following:
- the LOC105170129 gene encoding cyclin-C1-2-like isoform X2 produces the protein MRRVYARRSMTECDPRLVAPTCLYLAAKVEESTVQARHLVFYIKKLYSDEKYRFEVRDILEMEMKILEALNYYLVVFHPYQALPQLLQDAGMNDAMLVTWAIVNDTYKMDLILIYPPHLIALACIYIASVQKNKENTVWFEELQVDMNVVKNMAMEILDFYDGHKLITDDNVNAALNKLSK
- the LOC105170129 gene encoding cyclin-C1-2-like isoform X1; this encodes MAANFWTSSHFKQLMDLEEVDVVQPLDKERGITLEDFKLIKSHIANYIARLAQNVKVRQRVVATAITYMRRVYARRSMTECDPRLVAPTCLYLAAKVEESTVQARHLVFYIKKLYSDEKYRFEVRDILEMEMKILEALNYYLVVFHPYQALPQLLQDAGMNDAMLVTWAIVNDTYKMDLILIYPPHLIALACIYIASVQKNKENTVWFEELQVDMNVVKNMAMEILDFYDGHKLITDDNVNAALNKLSK